A DNA window from Halorubrum sp. DM2 contains the following coding sequences:
- the pyrH gene encoding UMP kinase — protein sequence MRVVVSVGGSVLAPDLDPERVAAYAEAIERLVTDGCEVGVVVGGGGVAREYIETARDIGANEVELDQLGIGTTRLNARLLIAALGDRANLAPATDYEEAGAALRRNEAAVMGGVTPGQTTDAVAAAFAESVDADLLVYATSADGVYDADPNADPDATQFASLSPAELVEVVLPMSRNAGASAPVDLLAAKLIDRAGIRSIVLDGTDPTDVVEAVLRGDHTGTDVVPADGSEPSYWAGER from the coding sequence ATGAGAGTCGTCGTTTCTGTCGGCGGAAGCGTGCTCGCGCCGGACCTCGACCCCGAGCGCGTGGCCGCGTACGCCGAGGCGATCGAACGGCTGGTCACCGACGGCTGCGAGGTGGGAGTCGTCGTCGGCGGGGGCGGCGTCGCCCGCGAGTACATCGAAACGGCCCGCGACATCGGGGCCAACGAGGTCGAACTCGACCAGCTCGGCATCGGTACCACCCGCCTCAACGCGCGCCTGCTGATCGCCGCGCTCGGCGACCGCGCGAACCTCGCGCCCGCGACCGACTACGAGGAGGCGGGGGCGGCGCTCCGCCGGAACGAGGCCGCGGTGATGGGCGGCGTCACGCCCGGGCAGACGACGGACGCGGTCGCCGCCGCGTTCGCCGAGTCGGTCGATGCCGACCTGCTCGTGTACGCCACGAGTGCCGACGGCGTGTACGACGCCGACCCCAACGCCGACCCCGACGCGACGCAGTTCGCGTCGCTGTCGCCGGCCGAACTCGTCGAGGTCGTCCTCCCGATGAGCCGGAACGCGGGCGCGTCCGCGCCCGTCGACCTGCTCGCGGCGAAGCTGATCGACCGAGCGGGAATCCGGTCGATCGTCCTCGACGGGACCGACCCGACCGACGTCGTCGAGGCCGTCCTCCGCGGCGACCACACGGGGACCGACGTGGTGCCGGCCGATGGGAGCGAACCGAGCTACTGGGCGGGAGAGCGATGA
- a CDS encoding DUF188 domain-containing protein, giving the protein MADDARADGRKPTAAGDAHAERFSGDETGGVPVVALDASALMAPVEADLRLFEELDRLLGGYETVVPATVTAELDGLQRGNGAEATAASVGADLATRAEPVETDESYADDALVALAAAGRADAVVTVDGPLATRVLDAGAPVIGLRGRNTLAITEP; this is encoded by the coding sequence GTGGCCGACGACGCCCGCGCGGACGGTCGGAAACCGACCGCCGCGGGCGACGCCCACGCGGAGAGGTTCTCAGGAGACGAGACCGGCGGCGTTCCCGTCGTCGCGCTCGACGCGAGCGCCCTGATGGCCCCGGTCGAAGCTGACCTCCGGCTGTTCGAGGAGTTAGATCGGCTCCTCGGCGGCTACGAGACCGTGGTGCCGGCGACGGTGACCGCGGAACTCGACGGGCTCCAGCGCGGAAACGGAGCGGAGGCGACCGCCGCGAGCGTCGGGGCGGACCTCGCGACGCGGGCGGAACCGGTCGAGACGGACGAATCGTACGCCGACGACGCGCTCGTCGCCCTGGCCGCGGCCGGCCGGGCCGACGCCGTCGTCACGGTCGACGGACCCCTCGCGACCCGGGTGCTGGACGCGGGCGCACCAGTAATCGGTTTAAGGGGTCGGAACACACTGGCGATAACGGAACCATAG
- the lysS gene encoding lysine--tRNA ligase, whose amino-acid sequence MSADDTSGDPADSPADDSPHILSEASALDDEEAADDRADETFHAFWADVVADEVEARDPDEPIVIKGGVSPSGVAHLGNFNEIMRGYFVAEVLRDRGHEVRQVFTSDDKDPLRKVPRKLANADGDIVGLGEVDAGALGRNLGKPYTSIPDPFGESESYAAHFAGLLKADADRLNVPVEMLSNTELYADGDFDDAVRTVLGDVDRVREVLGAYQDKVDDEYVPFNPVCEACGKVTETVTAIDLDGETVEYVCTDMDAGGNTIEGCGHEGTATFREGKLPWRLEWPAQWDVLGVDFEPFGKDHAEGSWPSGVDVARNVFGEEPPVPMVYEWFTLNGEAFSSSEGNVVTVQELLELLEPEVLRYFFALHPKKARDLDIERLDQLVDRFDRFERAYFGEVDDPDLTAFAERAYPFVVGRVDDPPTEKPIRLPYTFAAVLGMVDDPDFRERLARDEGHIPDDADADAVDAALARVEQARNWAERTGNEYDYRLQTDLPAVEFDDDVAAALDDLADFVVEGHDGEEIQGAMYETARDHDVEVSDFFAAGYRLFFDDTQGPRLGEFLGELERDYVVDRLRREA is encoded by the coding sequence ATGAGCGCTGACGACACCTCCGGCGATCCGGCAGACTCCCCGGCCGACGATTCCCCGCACATCCTCTCCGAGGCGTCCGCGCTCGACGACGAGGAGGCAGCCGACGACCGGGCGGACGAGACCTTCCACGCCTTCTGGGCCGACGTGGTCGCCGACGAGGTCGAGGCGCGAGACCCCGACGAGCCGATCGTGATCAAGGGCGGCGTTTCCCCCTCCGGCGTCGCGCACCTCGGGAACTTCAACGAGATCATGCGCGGCTACTTCGTCGCCGAGGTGCTTCGCGACCGCGGCCACGAGGTCCGGCAGGTGTTCACCTCCGACGACAAGGACCCGCTGCGGAAGGTCCCGCGCAAACTGGCGAACGCGGACGGCGACATCGTCGGGCTCGGCGAGGTCGACGCGGGCGCGCTCGGCCGCAACCTCGGCAAGCCGTACACGTCGATCCCGGACCCGTTCGGGGAGTCCGAGTCGTACGCGGCCCACTTCGCCGGTCTGCTGAAGGCCGACGCCGACCGACTGAACGTCCCCGTCGAGATGCTCTCGAACACCGAGCTGTACGCCGACGGCGACTTCGACGATGCGGTCCGAACCGTCCTCGGCGATGTCGACCGCGTCCGCGAGGTGCTCGGAGCGTACCAGGACAAGGTCGACGACGAGTACGTCCCCTTCAACCCCGTCTGCGAGGCGTGCGGGAAGGTGACCGAGACGGTGACGGCCATCGACCTCGACGGCGAGACCGTCGAGTACGTCTGTACCGACATGGACGCCGGCGGCAACACCATCGAGGGATGCGGGCACGAGGGGACCGCGACGTTCCGGGAGGGGAAGCTCCCGTGGCGGCTGGAGTGGCCCGCCCAGTGGGACGTCCTCGGCGTCGACTTCGAGCCGTTCGGCAAGGACCACGCGGAGGGGTCGTGGCCCTCCGGCGTCGACGTCGCCCGGAACGTGTTCGGCGAGGAGCCGCCCGTACCGATGGTGTACGAGTGGTTCACGCTCAACGGCGAGGCGTTCTCCTCCTCCGAGGGCAACGTCGTCACTGTTCAGGAGCTGTTAGAACTGCTCGAACCCGAGGTGCTGCGCTACTTCTTCGCGCTCCACCCGAAGAAGGCGCGCGACCTCGACATCGAGCGGCTCGACCAGCTCGTCGACCGCTTCGACCGGTTCGAACGCGCCTACTTCGGCGAGGTCGACGACCCGGACCTGACCGCCTTCGCCGAGCGCGCCTATCCATTCGTCGTCGGTCGCGTCGACGACCCGCCGACGGAGAAACCCATCCGGCTCCCGTACACGTTCGCGGCGGTCCTCGGCATGGTCGACGACCCCGACTTCCGCGAGCGACTCGCCCGCGACGAGGGACACATTCCGGACGACGCGGACGCAGACGCGGTCGACGCCGCGCTCGCCCGCGTGGAGCAGGCCCGAAACTGGGCGGAGCGGACCGGAAACGAGTACGATTACCGCCTCCAGACCGACCTCCCCGCGGTCGAGTTCGACGACGACGTCGCGGCCGCGCTCGACGACCTCGCCGACTTCGTCGTAGAGGGCCACGACGGCGAGGAGATCCAGGGAGCGATGTACGAGACCGCCCGCGACCACGACGTCGAGGTGAGCGACTTCTTCGCGGCGGGCTACCGCCTGTTCTTCGACGACACGCAGGGACCGCGGCTCGGCGAGTTCCTCGGCGAACTGGAGCGCGACTACGTCGTCGACCGGCTGCGCCGGGAGGCGTAG
- a CDS encoding DUF5810 domain-containing protein → MGYACPVCDTPQRDGEHLAHHLAFTAMLHGGDHEDWLDEHVADWGDREPAGLAAEVTPHADDAEYNEVFEDTVSRGRPDVGMGSGATASDAGHGGDHAGHDHAGHDHGHDHDHSGQSGSPGVGVPDPDALDDPAVVEAIREARELTREAAGDEAAADDADPDAGDADAEDDASTDAPDRDA, encoded by the coding sequence ATGGGATACGCGTGCCCCGTCTGTGACACCCCGCAGCGCGACGGCGAACACCTCGCGCACCACCTCGCGTTCACCGCGATGCTCCACGGCGGCGACCACGAGGACTGGCTCGACGAGCACGTCGCCGACTGGGGCGACAGGGAGCCGGCGGGGCTCGCGGCCGAGGTGACGCCCCACGCCGACGACGCCGAGTACAACGAGGTGTTCGAGGACACCGTCTCCCGCGGTCGCCCGGACGTGGGGATGGGGTCGGGTGCGACCGCGAGCGACGCCGGTCACGGTGGCGACCACGCGGGCCACGACCACGCAGGCCACGACCACGGCCACGATCACGACCACTCCGGGCAGAGCGGGTCCCCCGGAGTCGGCGTTCCCGACCCCGACGCGCTCGACGACCCGGCCGTCGTGGAGGCGATCCGCGAGGCGCGCGAGCTGACCCGAGAGGCGGCCGGAGACGAAGCCGCCGCGGACGACGCCGACCCCGATGCGGGTGACGCGGACGCCGAGGACGACGCCTCCACCGACGCCCCTGACCGCGACGCGTAG
- a CDS encoding elongation factor 1-beta has protein sequence MGDVAAKIKVMPNSPDIDLDDLQDRLEEVLPEGAKIRGFERDDVAFGLVALLPTVIVPDGAGGTEAVEEAFSQVEDVESVAVENVGRL, from the coding sequence ATGGGGGACGTCGCCGCGAAGATCAAGGTCATGCCGAACAGTCCCGACATCGACCTCGACGACCTCCAAGACCGTCTGGAGGAGGTCCTGCCCGAGGGCGCAAAGATCCGCGGCTTCGAGCGCGACGACGTCGCGTTCGGGCTGGTCGCGCTCCTCCCGACCGTCATCGTTCCCGACGGCGCGGGCGGCACGGAGGCCGTCGAAGAGGCGTTCTCGCAGGTCGAGGACGTCGAGTCGGTCGCGGTCGAGAACGTCGGTCGCCTCTGA
- a CDS encoding translation initiation factor IF-2 subunit gamma: protein MTEANTQPEVNIGLVGHVDHGKTTLVQALSGSWTDQHSEEMKRGISIRLGYADATFRRCPGVDEPECYTVDEECEDGSASEPVRTVSFVDAPGHETLMATMLSGASIMDGAVLVVSATEDVPQAQTEEHLMALDLIGIENIVIAQNKVDLVDRDRAVDNYQQIQEFVEGTVAEDAPIVPVSAQQEVNLDLLIDAIESEIPTPERDPSEHARMYAARSFDINRPGATAEDLKGGVVGGSLVAGELSVGDGLEIRPGREVDEEGQTEWRPLETTVRSLQAGDHDVETAHPGGLLGVGTGLDPSLTKGDALAGQVAGEPGTLPPTREEFEMTVDLLDRVVGKEDDESGESDIEEISTGEPLMLTVGTATTVGAVTSARDGECEVSLKRPVCAEEGAQIAINRRVGARWRLIGVGTLA from the coding sequence GTGACTGAAGCCAACACACAACCGGAGGTGAACATCGGTCTCGTCGGTCACGTCGACCACGGGAAGACGACGCTGGTACAGGCGTTGTCCGGCTCGTGGACCGACCAGCACAGCGAGGAGATGAAACGCGGCATCTCGATACGGCTGGGGTACGCGGACGCGACGTTCCGCCGCTGTCCCGGCGTCGACGAGCCGGAGTGTTACACCGTCGACGAGGAGTGCGAGGACGGCTCCGCGAGCGAGCCGGTCCGGACGGTGTCGTTCGTCGACGCGCCGGGCCACGAGACGCTGATGGCGACGATGCTGTCGGGTGCCTCGATCATGGACGGGGCGGTCCTCGTCGTGAGCGCGACCGAGGACGTCCCGCAGGCCCAGACGGAAGAACACCTGATGGCGCTCGATCTCATCGGCATCGAGAACATCGTCATCGCGCAGAACAAGGTGGACCTGGTCGACCGCGACCGCGCCGTCGACAACTACCAGCAGATCCAGGAGTTCGTCGAGGGCACGGTCGCCGAGGACGCGCCGATCGTCCCCGTCTCGGCCCAACAGGAGGTCAACCTCGACCTCCTCATCGACGCCATCGAGTCCGAGATCCCGACGCCCGAGCGCGACCCGAGCGAGCACGCCCGGATGTACGCGGCCCGCTCGTTCGACATCAACCGACCGGGCGCGACCGCCGAGGACCTCAAGGGCGGCGTCGTCGGCGGCTCGCTCGTCGCGGGCGAGCTGTCGGTCGGCGACGGGCTGGAGATCCGCCCGGGCCGCGAGGTCGACGAGGAGGGTCAGACGGAGTGGCGGCCCCTCGAAACGACCGTCCGCTCGCTTCAGGCGGGCGACCACGACGTCGAGACCGCCCACCCCGGGGGACTCCTCGGCGTCGGCACCGGACTCGATCCGAGCCTGACGAAGGGCGACGCCCTCGCCGGGCAGGTCGCGGGCGAGCCGGGGACGCTCCCGCCGACCCGCGAAGAGTTCGAGATGACAGTCGACCTCCTCGACCGCGTCGTCGGCAAGGAGGACGACGAGAGCGGCGAGAGCGACATCGAGGAGATCAGCACCGGCGAACCGCTGATGCTCACGGTGGGCACGGCGACGACGGTCGGTGCCGTGACGAGCGCGCGCGACGGCGAGTGCGAGGTGAGCCTCAAGCGGCCCGTCTGCGCCGAGGAGGGCGCACAGATCGCGATCAACCGGCGCGTCGGCGCGCGCTGGCGACTCATCGGCGTCGGGACCCTCGCGTAG
- a CDS encoding 30S ribosomal protein S24e, producing MDVDIISEEENPMLHRTDIRFETTHEEATPSRLSVRDSLAAKLDKDSEEVVVHELDTKFGMRKTIGYAKVYDSAADALDVEQDHMLERNKIGDEEADAEEA from the coding sequence ATGGACGTCGATATCATCTCCGAGGAGGAGAACCCGATGTTGCACCGCACGGACATCCGATTCGAGACGACCCACGAGGAGGCCACCCCCTCGCGGCTGTCGGTCCGTGACTCGCTCGCCGCCAAGCTCGACAAGGACTCCGAGGAGGTCGTCGTCCACGAGCTCGACACGAAGTTCGGCATGCGCAAGACGATCGGCTACGCGAAGGTGTACGACTCGGCCGCCGACGCCTTAGACGTCGAGCAGGACCACATGCTCGAACGCAACAAGATCGGCGACGAAGAGGCGGACGCCGAGGAAGCCTAA
- a CDS encoding HVO_2753 family zinc finger protein: MSQSDSKGTPQCVSCGIQVSGMNAARFSCPDCGATIYRCAKCRKQSNLYECHDCGFRGP, from the coding sequence ATGAGCCAGAGCGACTCGAAGGGTACCCCGCAGTGCGTCTCCTGTGGGATCCAGGTGTCCGGCATGAACGCCGCACGATTCTCCTGTCCGGACTGCGGTGCCACCATCTACCGGTGTGCGAAGTGCCGGAAGCAGAGCAACCTCTACGAGTGCCACGACTGCGGCTTCCGGGGGCCCTGA
- the spt4 gene encoding transcription elongation factor subunit Spt4, producing the protein MAEDRLACRECHHVNDPDAQTCALCGSSSLTEDWAGYVIISKPADSQIAEEMNVSEAGAYALKVR; encoded by the coding sequence ATGGCCGAGGACCGCCTGGCGTGTCGCGAGTGTCACCACGTCAACGACCCCGACGCCCAGACCTGCGCGCTCTGTGGGTCGTCGTCGCTGACTGAGGACTGGGCGGGCTACGTCATCATCAGCAAGCCCGCGGACAGCCAGATCGCCGAGGAGATGAACGTCTCCGAGGCGGGCGCGTACGCGCTCAAGGTCCGGTAA
- a CDS encoding DNA-directed RNA polymerase, which yields MYKRVRLKDTVEVPPKHLADVTDERVKALLQDKLEGRMDEDVGSVVSVIEVHDIGEGAVLHNRPGVYYEAEFDALTYDPDMQEVADGTVVETVEFGAFVGIGPVDGLLHVSQITDEYLTFDGANQQLASSDSDKTLGVDDAVRVRVVTKSIDERNPRDSKIGLTAKQPGLGKHEWLEGQRKHREQTGEEAD from the coding sequence ATGTACAAACGAGTTCGACTCAAGGACACGGTCGAGGTCCCGCCGAAGCACCTGGCGGACGTCACCGACGAGCGGGTGAAAGCTCTGCTCCAAGACAAGCTGGAAGGACGGATGGACGAGGACGTCGGCAGCGTCGTGAGCGTCATCGAGGTTCACGACATCGGCGAGGGGGCGGTGTTACACAACCGGCCCGGCGTCTACTACGAGGCAGAGTTCGACGCGCTCACCTACGACCCCGACATGCAGGAGGTCGCCGACGGCACCGTCGTCGAGACGGTGGAGTTCGGTGCCTTCGTCGGGATCGGTCCGGTGGACGGCCTCCTCCACGTCTCGCAGATCACCGACGAGTACCTCACATTCGACGGCGCGAACCAGCAGCTCGCCTCGTCGGACTCCGACAAGACGCTTGGGGTCGACGACGCCGTGCGCGTCCGCGTCGTCACCAAGAGCATCGACGAGCGCAACCCGCGGGACTCGAAGATCGGACTCACGGCGAAACAGCCCGGTCTCGGCAAACACGAGTGGCTCGAAGGCCAGCGGAAACACCGCGAACAGACCGGTGAGGAGGCCGACTGA
- a CDS encoding DUF5809 family protein: METRGTFAPETRAEALERYEEVGPVAQVVVREATKAMSFDADEYDERVTPEVIRTARDATFAELLAVHVGEESEFDAWLADSDFDDGDVVRIGSDNVDNVVWHPIPFADTVIAATYQDEPDAAASTLRRNAFGRVYREEFYESGR; encoded by the coding sequence ATGGAGACCAGAGGCACGTTCGCTCCCGAGACGCGAGCAGAGGCGCTCGAACGGTACGAGGAGGTCGGTCCCGTCGCGCAGGTCGTCGTCCGCGAGGCGACCAAGGCGATGTCGTTCGACGCCGACGAGTACGACGAGCGCGTCACGCCGGAGGTGATCCGCACCGCGCGCGACGCGACGTTCGCGGAGCTGCTCGCGGTCCACGTCGGCGAGGAGAGCGAGTTCGACGCGTGGCTCGCCGACAGCGACTTCGACGACGGGGACGTGGTCCGGATCGGCTCCGATAACGTCGACAACGTCGTCTGGCACCCGATTCCCTTCGCGGACACGGTGATCGCCGCGACGTACCAGGACGAGCCGGACGCGGCCGCCAGCACCCTCCGGCGCAACGCCTTCGGGCGCGTGTACCGCGAGGAGTTCTACGAGTCGGGCCGGTAA
- a CDS encoding DUF5808 domain-containing protein produces MADKQSSGEILGIPYNFERPSLGRLLSSYWQPDKGMLVEKPFGIGYTLNLANWRSWVVLAVAGGLYYQQQQSGGAAVSEEGASEDDDGPVEVIVDDD; encoded by the coding sequence ATGGCAGACAAACAGTCGTCGGGAGAGATTCTCGGCATTCCGTACAACTTCGAGCGTCCGAGCCTCGGACGGCTGCTCTCGTCGTACTGGCAGCCCGACAAGGGGATGCTCGTCGAGAAGCCGTTCGGCATCGGCTACACGCTGAACCTCGCCAACTGGCGGTCGTGGGTCGTCCTCGCGGTCGCCGGCGGGCTGTACTACCAGCAACAGCAGTCCGGCGGCGCGGCCGTCTCCGAGGAGGGGGCGTCCGAGGACGACGACGGACCTGTCGAAGTGATCGTCGACGACGACTGA
- a CDS encoding bifunctional N(6)-L-threonylcarbamoyladenine synthase/serine/threonine protein kinase, protein MRVLGIEGTAWCASAALYDAETDSVLIESDPYEPDSGGIHPREAAEHMSEAIPEVVDRVLTAAEAEHGPDAIDAVAFSRGPGLGPCLRIVGTAARSLAGTLDVPLVGVNHMVAHLEIGRHQSGFDNPVCLNASGANAHLLGYHDGRYRVLGETMDAGVGNAIDKFTRHVGWSHPGGPKVEAAATEYAADGDDVAADLLDLPYVVKGMDFSFSGISSAANDAADDGVAVERICFSLQEHVFAMLAEVSERALSLTGADELVLGGGVAQNDRLREMLAAMCEARGAEFFAPKPRFLRDNAGMIAVLGAKMAAAGDTVPIAESAVDPNFRPDQVPVTWRTGESVARVPGSGGEAAGAETTGGETTDGEPADRRGAEATVAVTGTGDNRRVTKRRVAKSYRHPELDRTLRRDRTVAEARLASEARRAGVPTPLVYDIDLATATLTLQYVGDRDLAAALDERWTETVGRHLARLHRAGMVHGDPTTRNVRVSPDTAESAGRGGESNETSGTYLIDFGLGYHTGHVEDHAMDLHVFEGSVRATAADPDPLTAAFEAGYESAGDPEVLDRLRDVADRGRYR, encoded by the coding sequence ATGCGAGTTCTCGGCATCGAGGGTACCGCGTGGTGTGCGAGCGCCGCGCTGTACGACGCCGAGACCGACTCCGTTCTCATCGAATCGGACCCCTACGAGCCGGACAGCGGCGGCATTCACCCGCGCGAGGCCGCCGAGCACATGTCCGAGGCGATCCCGGAGGTCGTCGACCGGGTGTTGACCGCGGCCGAGGCGGAACACGGTCCCGACGCGATCGACGCGGTCGCGTTCTCGCGCGGGCCGGGGCTCGGTCCCTGTCTCCGGATCGTCGGGACCGCGGCGCGGTCCCTAGCCGGGACGCTCGACGTCCCGCTGGTCGGCGTCAACCACATGGTGGCGCACCTTGAGATCGGTCGTCACCAGTCGGGCTTCGATAACCCGGTCTGCCTGAACGCCTCGGGAGCGAACGCCCACCTGCTCGGCTATCACGACGGGCGGTACCGCGTGCTCGGCGAGACGATGGACGCGGGCGTGGGCAACGCGATAGACAAGTTCACGCGCCACGTCGGGTGGAGTCACCCCGGTGGGCCGAAGGTCGAGGCGGCGGCGACGGAGTACGCGGCGGACGGCGACGATGTCGCCGCCGACCTCCTCGATCTCCCCTACGTCGTCAAGGGGATGGACTTCTCCTTCTCCGGGATCAGCTCGGCAGCCAACGACGCCGCGGACGACGGCGTCGCCGTGGAGCGGATCTGCTTTTCGCTTCAGGAACACGTGTTCGCGATGCTCGCGGAGGTGTCGGAGCGCGCGCTGTCGCTGACGGGCGCGGACGAACTCGTGTTGGGCGGCGGCGTCGCACAGAACGACCGTCTGCGGGAGATGCTGGCCGCGATGTGCGAGGCCCGCGGCGCGGAGTTTTTCGCGCCGAAGCCGCGCTTCCTCCGGGACAACGCGGGGATGATCGCGGTGCTGGGCGCGAAGATGGCCGCCGCGGGCGACACCGTCCCGATCGCAGAGTCCGCGGTCGACCCGAACTTCAGACCGGATCAGGTGCCGGTGACGTGGCGGACGGGCGAGTCCGTCGCGCGGGTCCCCGGCAGTGGGGGAGAGGCGGCGGGCGCAGAGACGACGGGCGGGGAAACGACGGACGGGGAACCGGCCGACCGCCGCGGCGCGGAGGCGACCGTCGCGGTCACCGGGACGGGCGACAACCGCCGCGTGACCAAGCGGCGCGTGGCGAAGTCGTACCGACACCCGGAGCTGGACCGGACGCTCAGGCGCGACCGGACCGTCGCGGAGGCCCGGCTGGCGAGCGAGGCGCGGCGCGCGGGCGTCCCGACCCCGCTCGTGTACGACATCGACCTCGCGACCGCGACGCTGACCCTCCAGTACGTCGGTGATCGGGACCTCGCGGCCGCCCTCGACGAACGGTGGACCGAGACCGTCGGCCGCCATCTCGCGCGGCTCCACCGCGCGGGAATGGTTCACGGCGACCCGACCACCCGGAACGTCCGGGTGTCTCCCGACACCGCCGAATCGGCCGGACGCGGGGGCGAGTCGAACGAGACGTCGGGGACGTACCTGATCGACTTCGGACTCGGCTACCACACGGGTCACGTCGAGGACCACGCGATGGACCTCCACGTGTTCGAGGGGTCGGTCCGGGCGACCGCGGCCGACCCCGATCCGCTGACCGCGGCGTTCGAGGCGGGGTACGAGTCCGCTGGCGACCCTGAGGTCCTCGACCGGCTTCGGGACGTCGCCGACCGCGGTCGGTACCGCTGA
- a CDS encoding GTP-dependent dephospho-CoA kinase family protein, whose amino-acid sequence MTDSSGPLLTLPESLRDAFKEPLGPVTTDAAALLEAVDETRERHGSAADRPQLIAVGDVVTYHLREAGRVPDVALVDGKTEREAVREEIATALAGTEERRTTVENPAAALSTALFDALSGALAAADPVTIEVVGEEDLAALPAMLAAPLGSTVVYGQPGEGMVRVAVTPETRRRAKELFDGLAGDTAAAYEILGVDPNRIGGDDAAGEGVDSDGDDSDERA is encoded by the coding sequence ATGACCGACTCGTCCGGTCCCCTTCTCACGCTGCCCGAATCGCTGCGCGACGCGTTCAAAGAGCCGCTTGGACCGGTGACGACCGACGCCGCCGCCCTCCTCGAAGCCGTCGACGAGACCCGCGAGCGACACGGCTCCGCGGCGGACCGCCCCCAGCTGATCGCGGTGGGCGACGTGGTCACCTACCACCTCCGGGAGGCCGGTCGCGTGCCGGACGTGGCGCTGGTCGACGGGAAGACGGAGCGCGAGGCGGTCCGCGAGGAGATAGCGACCGCGCTCGCGGGGACGGAAGAGCGACGGACGACCGTCGAGAACCCGGCGGCGGCGCTGTCGACCGCACTGTTCGACGCGCTCTCCGGGGCGCTCGCGGCCGCCGACCCGGTGACGATCGAGGTGGTCGGCGAGGAGGACTTGGCGGCGCTGCCGGCGATGCTCGCGGCACCGCTCGGGTCGACCGTCGTCTACGGGCAGCCGGGCGAGGGGATGGTCCGCGTGGCGGTCACGCCCGAGACCCGACGGCGGGCGAAGGAGCTGTTCGATGGACTGGCGGGCGACACGGCGGCCGCGTACGAGATTCTCGGCGTCGACCCGAACAGGATCGGCGGTGACGACGCGGCCGGCGAGGGCGTCGATTCGGACGGCGACGACTCGGACGAGAGAGCGTAG
- a CDS encoding HAMP domain-containing sensor histidine kinase → MKCRLELVYGRSATALTAAYLCVGALFAVAADLAVASATGTAAAWTPTRLVGDWLLVAGSGGVLYGAVTYHRRRAETAHRDLETSNQQLQVLSRVFRHNVRNDLNVIRGYADLLGDRVDDDRSEGYVETIRETTDDVVAISEKLRVIEDASSEPPDGRVDLVDAVREAVGSVDVDDAEVTVETPSAAWIRADDSVAFPIREVFENAVTHNNGSTRRVEATIRENGTTTCLEVTDNGPGIPPDERAVLQAEEETALSHASSIGLWLVKWMCETQGGTVRFEAGDDGTTVRLRFESTTPPATPTR, encoded by the coding sequence ATGAAATGTAGATTGGAACTCGTCTACGGCCGGTCCGCGACCGCTCTCACGGCGGCGTACCTCTGTGTCGGGGCGCTGTTCGCGGTCGCGGCCGACCTCGCGGTCGCCTCCGCGACTGGGACCGCGGCCGCGTGGACGCCGACGCGTCTCGTCGGCGACTGGCTGTTGGTCGCCGGGTCCGGTGGGGTTCTCTACGGGGCGGTCACCTACCACCGCCGCCGGGCGGAGACCGCCCATCGGGACCTCGAAACCTCCAACCAGCAGCTACAGGTGTTGAGTCGGGTGTTCCGTCACAACGTCCGAAACGACCTCAACGTGATCCGCGGGTACGCGGACCTCCTCGGCGACCGGGTCGACGACGACCGGAGCGAGGGGTACGTCGAGACGATCCGAGAGACAACCGACGACGTCGTCGCGATAAGCGAGAAGCTCCGAGTGATCGAGGACGCGTCCTCCGAGCCCCCGGACGGCCGCGTCGACCTCGTCGATGCGGTCCGCGAGGCGGTCGGATCCGTCGACGTCGACGACGCCGAGGTCACGGTTGAGACCCCCTCGGCGGCGTGGATCCGCGCGGACGACTCCGTCGCGTTCCCGATCCGCGAGGTGTTCGAGAACGCGGTCACGCACAACAACGGGTCGACCCGACGCGTCGAGGCGACGATCCGCGAGAACGGGACGACCACGTGTCTGGAGGTCACCGACAACGGCCCGGGGATCCCCCCGGACGAGCGCGCCGTGTTACAGGCCGAAGAGGAGACGGCGCTCTCGCACGCGAGCAGCATCGGGCTGTGGCTGGTCAAGTGGATGTGCGAGACGCAGGGCGGCACCGTTCGGTTCGAGGCGGGCGACGACGGCACCACGGTTCGGCTCCGGTTCGAGTCGACGACCCCGCCCGCTACTCCAACTCGGTGA